From Providencia sp. R33, a single genomic window includes:
- the lysC gene encoding lysine-sensitive aspartokinase 3, translating to MNTVASSSDNNQFVIAKFGGTSVANFEAMNNSANIVLSNPNVRVVVLSASAGITNLLIELAEGCDADKRNELLQKVKDIQYAIIDNLQTADVIREEINRLLDNIAHLADSASLATSDALTDEMVSHGELMSTLLFVEVLRQRNANSQWFDVRKVMRTNDSFGRAEPDLDQLKALAEQHLHPRLAESVVITQGFIGRDEKGRTTTLGRGGSDYTAALLAEVLNLSRVDIWTDVPGIYSTDPRVVPNAQRIDEIAFDEAAEMATFGAKILHPATLLPAVRSGIPVFVGSSKEPEAGGTIVSDKTTNPPQFRALALRRKQTLLTLHSLKMLHARGFLAEIFTILLRHNISVDLITTSEVSVALTLDTTGSTGTNGSLLTNALMTELSALCRVEVEENLALVAIIGNELSQVNGLGKQIFGALESFNIRMISYGASSHNICLLVPGNNAEDIVRTLHSNLFE from the coding sequence GTTCTTTCTGCCTCCGCAGGCATTACTAACTTACTGATTGAATTGGCTGAAGGTTGTGACGCTGATAAACGCAATGAGCTGCTACAAAAGGTTAAAGATATTCAATATGCGATTATTGATAATCTACAAACCGCAGACGTTATTCGTGAAGAAATCAATCGTTTACTGGATAATATTGCCCATTTAGCGGATTCTGCTTCTCTCGCTACCTCTGATGCATTGACAGATGAAATGGTCAGTCATGGGGAATTAATGTCGACGCTGCTTTTTGTTGAGGTTTTACGTCAGCGCAATGCCAACTCGCAATGGTTTGATGTGCGTAAAGTGATGAGAACCAATGACAGCTTTGGCCGTGCAGAGCCAGATCTCGATCAGTTAAAAGCCCTTGCCGAGCAACATTTACACCCTCGCTTAGCTGAGTCAGTAGTGATCACGCAAGGCTTTATTGGCCGCGATGAAAAAGGCCGTACAACCACACTGGGCCGCGGTGGCAGTGACTATACGGCAGCGCTATTAGCTGAGGTGCTGAATTTATCCCGTGTGGATATTTGGACAGATGTTCCGGGTATCTACAGCACTGACCCGCGTGTTGTGCCAAATGCACAGCGTATCGATGAAATCGCCTTTGATGAAGCAGCGGAAATGGCCACATTTGGGGCTAAAATTCTGCATCCAGCCACCTTGCTTCCTGCTGTTCGCTCGGGCATTCCTGTGTTTGTGGGCTCGAGTAAAGAGCCTGAAGCGGGTGGAACCATTGTCAGTGACAAAACCACTAACCCACCGCAATTCAGAGCATTAGCGCTGCGTCGCAAACAAACATTATTAACGCTTCATAGCTTGAAAATGCTGCATGCACGTGGTTTCTTAGCGGAAATTTTCACTATTTTACTACGCCACAATATTTCTGTGGACTTAATTACCACCTCAGAAGTCAGTGTTGCGCTCACACTCGATACAACAGGATCGACAGGCACCAATGGTAGCTTATTAACCAACGCATTGATGACGGAGCTTTCCGCGTTATGTCGCGTTGAAGTTGAAGAAAACTTAGCGTTAGTAGCGATTATCGGTAACGAATTATCGCAAGTGAATGGCCTTGGAAAACAGATTTTCGGGGCATTAGAGTCTTTCAATATTCGCATGATCAGCTACGGCGCAAGCAGCCACAATATCTGCCTGCTGGTTCCGGGTAATAATGCGGAAGATATCGTTCGGACATTACACAGTAATTTGTTCGAATAA